One segment of Planctomycetaceae bacterium DNA contains the following:
- a CDS encoding sigma-54 dependent transcriptional regulator, whose protein sequence is MNDENAEARVLIVDDEQKMCKLIATDLRLRGTQSQICLSAAEAMEAIRQSEFDVVLTDVRMPGTSGLQLCRQLSETRPDIPVIVMTGFGTLETAVSAMRNGAYDFITKPIEMDLLSITLRRAIEKRRLTEQIRMLESSNGSRTAFGEVLGQSPAMLELYDQLQQVAASDASVLITGESGTGKELVARSIHANSRRAKRPFVAVNCAALSEALLESELFGHVKGAFTDARGERRGLFLEADGGVLLLDEMGEMPVSMQVKLLRTLEERKVRPVGSDRESPFDVRVLCATNRDLEAAVADGCFREDLYYRLHVIGVELPPLRSRGTDILRLAEDFVRRFAAGENKPIAGLAEGVAEKLLSYSWPGNVRELRNVMERAVALTRYDRITAEDLPEKVRNFTGATFFIGGLDPSELVSLEEIERRYINHVLEACCGNQTQAARILGLNRKTIYRKVKD, encoded by the coding sequence ATGAATGACGAGAATGCCGAAGCGCGGGTTCTGATCGTCGACGATGAACAGAAGATGTGCAAACTGATCGCGACGGACCTGCGATTGCGCGGGACTCAAAGCCAGATCTGTCTGTCAGCGGCCGAAGCGATGGAGGCCATCCGGCAGTCGGAATTCGACGTCGTGCTGACCGACGTGCGGATGCCGGGCACCAGTGGACTGCAGCTTTGTCGGCAGCTTTCGGAAACACGGCCGGACATCCCCGTGATTGTGATGACCGGATTCGGCACGCTGGAAACAGCGGTCTCCGCCATGCGCAACGGCGCCTACGATTTCATCACCAAGCCGATTGAGATGGACCTGCTTTCGATCACGCTGCGCCGAGCCATCGAAAAACGCCGGCTGACCGAACAAATCCGCATGCTGGAATCGTCGAATGGGTCGCGAACGGCGTTCGGTGAAGTGCTTGGTCAGAGTCCGGCGATGCTTGAATTATACGACCAGTTGCAGCAGGTCGCCGCGTCAGACGCTTCGGTTCTGATCACGGGCGAAAGCGGCACGGGAAAAGAACTTGTCGCCAGGTCGATTCACGCCAACAGCCGCCGTGCAAAACGGCCCTTTGTAGCCGTCAATTGTGCCGCCCTGTCGGAAGCGCTGCTGGAAAGCGAACTGTTCGGACATGTCAAGGGAGCGTTCACCGATGCGCGCGGGGAGCGTCGCGGCCTGTTTCTGGAAGCCGATGGCGGCGTGCTGCTGCTGGATGAAATGGGAGAAATGCCGGTTTCCATGCAGGTCAAGCTGCTGCGAACTCTCGAAGAACGCAAAGTCCGCCCCGTCGGCAGCGACAGGGAATCACCATTCGACGTTCGAGTCCTGTGCGCGACGAATCGAGATCTTGAGGCGGCGGTTGCCGATGGTTGTTTTCGCGAAGACCTTTACTACCGGCTGCATGTCATCGGCGTCGAACTGCCGCCGCTGCGCAGTCGCGGCACGGACATCCTGAGGCTGGCCGAAGACTTTGTGAGGCGGTTTGCCGCCGGCGAAAACAAACCGATCGCCGGGCTGGCTGAGGGCGTCGCAGAAAAGCTGCTGAGCTATTCCTGGCCCGGCAACGTCCGCGAACTGCGTAACGTTATGGAACGAGCCGTCGCGCTGACTCGCTATGACAGGATCACGGCTGAGGACTTGCCGGAAAAGGTCCGCAACTTCACGGGCGCCACGTTCTTCATTGGTGGGCTTGATCCGAGTGAACTCGTGTCTCTCGAAGAAATCGAACGGCGCTACATCAACCACGTTCTGGAAGCC